The following are encoded together in the Vanrija pseudolonga chromosome 7, complete sequence genome:
- the denD_1 gene encoding D-erythronate dehydrogenase, which produces MAGPTYDFQLPAHVQTVLLTGANGFVGREVTKLLLELYPNLRVITTDIVEPPRYVEDEKRLRAVQADLGKAEDLAKLFEGEKVGGVFALHGIMSGGSEANFELGWAVNVDSHVQLLKAVRKHNDEIFGKPDGTNPRIVHVFISSLAVYGGPKAGPKDHVIPSDTPLIAGTSYGVQKQIGELYAYDYGRKGYLDTRSLRLPTVAIRTGAPSTAASSFFSGLIREPLQGLEAICPVASGPDDPMLDEIPHYLSRAKTVFRNIVWGMCMPESNFKYGHRSINIPGITITPRQIIAALKEHGGDEALKLIKYEKDPAVINICLTWAGSYDNSEALASGFEVDDAKTGFADAVGDFKAALQEEAAAAK; this is translated from the exons ATGGCCGGACCTACATACGACTTTCAGCTCCCTGCCCATGTGCAGACTGTGCTCCTGACCGGCGCGAACG GCttcgtcggccgcgaggtcACCAAgctcctgctcgagctgTACCCCAACCTCCGGGTGATCACGaccgacattgtcgagccCCCGCGCTACGTCGAAGACGAGaagcgcctgcgcgccgtgcaggctgacctcggcaaggccgaggacctcgccaagctgttcgagggcgagaaggtcggcggcgtgtttGCGCTCCA CGGCATCATGTCGGGCGGCTCCGAGGCCAACTTTGAGCTCGGATGGGCCGTCAACGTCGACTCGCACGTCCAGCTCCTCAAGGCCGTGAGGAAGCACAACGACGAGATCTTTGGCAAGCCCGACGGCACCAACCCCCGCATCGTGCACGTCTTCATCTCGTCGTTGGCTGTGTACGGCGGTCCCAAGGCCGGCCCCAAGGACCATGTCATTCCAAG TGACACCCCCCTCATCGCTGGCACGTCATACGGTGTGCAGAAGCAGATTGGCGAGCTTTACGCCTACGACTACGGACGCAAGGGCTACCTCGACACGCGCTCCCTCCGCCTGCCCACTGTCGCCATCCGTACCGGAGCT ccctccaccgccgcgtctTCCTTCTTCTCTGGCCTGATCCGCGAGCCGCTGCAGGGCCTCGAGGCAATCTGCCCCGTAGCCTCGGGTCCTGACGACCCGATGCTCGACGAGATCCCCCACTACCTCAGCCGTGCCAAGACCGTGTTCCGTAACATTGTCTGGGGCATGTGCATGCCCGAGTCCAACTTCAAGTACGGGCACCGCTCGATCAACATCCCCGGCATCACGATCACGCCGCGCCAGAtcatcgccgcgctcaaggagcacggcggcgacgaggccctcAAGCTCATCAAGTACGAGAAGGACCCGGCCGTCATCAACATCTGCCTCACTTGGGCCGGCTCGTATGACAACTCGGAGGCCCTGGCGTCTGGtttcgaggtcgacgacgccaagacTGGCTTCGCTGACGCCGTGGGCGACTTCAAGGCCGCGTtgcaggaggaggccgccgcggccaagtAA
- the MPC2 gene encoding Mitochondrial pyruvate carrier 2 has protein sequence MSGPATGAAASKVTNAAANKATSKWQAFVNHPAGPKTIFFWAPLAKWALVAAGIKDLQRPADKLSVSQNVALAATGFIWVRYSLVITPVNYSLAAVNFFVGTTGLTQLYRIWDWRRKNPEAYAAEEKAKAAKAAAAKLSPA, from the exons ATGTCCGGACCCGCAacaggcgccgccgcttccaAGGtcaccaacgccgccgctAACAAGGCCACGTCCAAGTGGCAGGCGTTTGTCAACCACCCCGCTGGTCCCAA GACCATCTTCTTCTGGGCTCCCCTCGCCAAGTgggccctcgtcgctgccggcaTCAAGGACCTCCAGCGCCCTGCCGACAAGCTCTCGGTCAGCCAgaacgtcgcgctcgcggctaCGGGCTTCAtctgg gTCCGCTACTCGCTGGTCATCACGCCAGTCAACTActcgctggccgccgtcaaCTTCTTCGTCGGCACGACCGGCCTGACCCAGCTGTACCGTATCTGGGACTGGCGCAGGAAGAACCCCGaggcgtacgccgccgaggagaaggccaaggcagccaaggcggccgccgccaagctctcGCCCGCTTAG
- the AOX1 gene encoding Alternative oxidase, mitochondrial produces the protein MSSLLVMPLRAGGPSVLRIAATSSRRAPALCLAGLHTSSIARTPPAPSAAPKNAASSSSSSAAADATTSALSHEGRGSEGAHYNDKTEADISALIATDKAGGWTLMNPIYTESDLDSVKVVYREPQTITDATIRNMVRLTKWTFDKVTGYKGTHITPDHLKSSTIEQLREKGDLLSDKAWLKRIIFLESIAGVPGMVGGTLRHLRSLRLLRRDGGWIHTLLEEAENERMHLLTFMTVARPSWLTRAVVLGAQGVFYNLFFLTYLITPKTAHRFVAALEEEAVRTYTHCIEDVERGLVPEWSDKPAPQIAIDYWRMPEDASLLDVIKAVRADEATHRFVNHSLANLDQKHDFNPFALGEPAPEIRGTIPGFTREESAKYANETQQKLLGAAKEQQEKQS, from the exons atgtcctccctcctcgttatgcccctccgcgccggcgggcccAGCGTGCTCCGCATCGCAGCTACCAGCTCGCGTCGCGCACCGGCGCTCTGCCTCGCGGGGCTGCACACCAGCTCTATCGCGCGGACGCCGCCTGCGCCCAGCGCTGCGCCGAAGaacgcggcgtcgtcttcttcttcctcggcaGCTGCCGatgcgacgacgagcgcgctcTCTCACGAGGGGCGCGGGAGCGAGGGCGCGCACTACAAcg AcaagaccgaggccgacatcTCGGCTCTCATAGCCAccgacaaggccggcggGTGGACGCTCATGAACCCCATCTACACCGAGTCGGACCTCGACAGCGTCAAGGTCGTCTACCGCGAGCCGCAGACCATCACCGACGCGACGATCCGCAACATGGTCCGCCTGACCAAGTGGACGTTTGACAAGGTGACGGGCTACAAGGGCACGCATATCACGCCCGACCACCTCAAGAGCAGCACgatcgagcagctgcgcgagaaGGGCGACCTGCTCAGCGACAAGGCGTGGCTCAAGCGCATCATCTTCCTCGAGTCGatcgccggcgtgcccggcatggtgggtggtACGCTGCGCCACCTGCGTAGTctccgcctgctgcgccgcgacggcggctggATCCACACGCTGCTGGAAGAGGCCGAGAACGAGCGCATGCACCTGCT CACCTTCATGACCGTCGCTCGCCCGTCGTGGCTGACCCGCgcggtcgtcctcggcgcccaggGCGTCTTCTACAACCTCTTCTTCCTCACCTACCTGATCACGCCCAAGACGGCGCACCgcttcgtcgccgcgctcgaggaggaggccgtgCGGACGTACACCCACTGCATCGAGGACgtggagcgcggcctcgtgcCCGAGTGGAGCGacaagcccgcgccgcagATCGCAATCGACTACTGGCGCATGCCCGAGgacgcgtcgctgctcgacgtGATCAAGGCCGTgcgtgccgacgaggcgacgcaCCGCTTCGTCAACCACTCGCTTGCCAACCTCGACCAGAAGCACGACTTCAACCCCTTCGCTTTGGGCGAGCCGGCCCCAGAGATCCGCGGCACGATCCCCGGCTTCACCCGGGAAGAGAGCGCAAAGTACGCCAATGAGACGCAGCAgaagctgctcggcgcggcaaaggagcagcaggagaAGCAGTCGTAA